The DNA region GCGTAGTTGGCCAGTTTGGCTGCCTAATGACAAAGAAAGTAACCTGCGTCTCATTCCGTCTATGAATGTCATCGAGCTGCCATTGCGCTTCACCGACCGACCTCGAGCAGAAAGTCGGAGGCGTCGTGCACGCACATCACCAGGGTGCCCACCCGCACCATGTTGTTGGCGTAGGAGAAGCTGATCAGGCCAACCGTCGCCAGGTGATGAACAAACATGGACAGAAAGTCCTGCGGCAAATTCAAAGGGGATATTTATCAGTGTTAGCCTtgccagttaacatggatatttgacttctaaagccgtcaatggcagtgaatgtgttaaagatGCTGTCAAGTAAATTCATAGAtatgtttcaaaatacattatacatgtttgaagagaaTCGCTgaaaaaatgtgtgcaaagaccgcgaagtacagtatttgttactcaattgtggagagaaagcgtttttttcagttttccagatttttgggggacGTGGCTAAAACAGCACCGCATGACGCACTTGGGAGTCCAGCATGAGTCGTCCCTCCCCCAATATATAACAACTTGAGCACCTTCGTTCGCGTCAGTAGTTATCGGTCTCTATAGCAACATAGTTTGCTAGGCTAGCTTTGCCCACACCCCAGAAATACATCTCGCCTGCAAATAGTCCACTGAGGTCGCTGCTCTAGAGTGCCCCGTTGTTTGCCGTGAGTGTGTGGAGGAGACAAAATTTACAAGACTTTACagggacatacagtataacaagtGCTCCAAACAACACCGTTGACTTTGAGCCTAAATGTGTGCAAGCATGGTTGTTTAGGACAGGTGGAATTTATCAACACTGATTACTTACTACTGGTGTTTCTACTTACATTATAAATTTCAGCCGACTGAAAGACATTCGAACTTTCTTTACGCGTAGTTGATAAATATGTCCCGGGTTTCAGTGCTGGTTCAGCACTCAAGATTAGCACTAGAGCTTTGATTTTTCGGTGCAAAAGGAGCAACTTTGGAGCTGGCAAAACTGGTGCCGGGCTAGCAACTCTTCACTCGTCCAGAGGGAAGTCAGgaaccaagtaaaaaaaaaaaaaaaaaaaattaaaaaaagtcaaaaccaaaaaagtaaaacacaagGGGAAATGTCAAAACAGATCAGAAACCAGTCAAAAatcaagttttaaaaaacagagatgaactaagtaaaaaaaaaaaaaactttttttttttttaaataaaaaaaatcacaaaccggtcaaaacaataaaataaataaaaatcaagaacaagggtaaaaaaaatacaaaactaattCAAGATCAAGTCAAGAACCAGCTTAAAAAGaccacaacaaaaaacaagtaaGAGCATAAGCTCTTTGCGGGTGCAGTGGCAAGGAACCTTGTCGAGACGAGAAccatgtaaaacaaacaagtcaAAACCAAAAGTGGCACTTTGCGCAGGTAACTGAAATGGGCTCCTCTAAGGCCGAACTGTACCTCTTCCTGGACACCCAACTCCATTGTAGGTCTAAGTTTTGTCACCATCACGGTTTACTCACACCACAACGTGGTGATTGTGGAAATCCGCTCAGCAGGTTTCTATGATTTTTGTTCACGTTCCTATATTGGCTTGATAGGATTCCTAGCTTTTTGTGAAGAAAGGACTTTGTGTTGAGGGGACTCTGGGTATTGACCAGCTTTTTGCGAACAAATAACTTTGTTATCTACATTTGTCTCTTCTGCTGTTGAGCATTTGAGCCTCTTGTGTTTGTGTCAGCGTACAAACTGCTCGGAGACTCTGCTGCTGCCCTGTGCAATTTGCAACACAGTCACATGAGAGTGGGCGCCCTCGtgctacacacatgcacacacagacacacagtgaCTGGCACAAGCTGCACCCCtgcccacaaaacaaaaacgtgacCTTCCAGGATGAACTCGACTTTTGAGATTCTTCATGTAATTCAAGTGGATTCagcacacacatagacacaaaaggTGGTAGTAGTAGTGTACATCTCACCTTCCTTCTAATGTCAGTGAACTGGGAGAACAAGAGTGACCAGTAGAAGGCCAGCTCTGTCACATAGTAGCGGTAAAGCGCAGGCGTCAACACCTTtggtgaaagaaaagaaaaaggtattaaacaataataaacgGGGTTACATTAATACATCTCGGAATGAGCATTAGTATCTTGGATTTTTTCTTTTAGGGATGCAACTAACTCCCATTTTGATTATCGACTAATCTGTAATGAATTTTTTCGATGAAGctagtgaaaaaagaaaaaactccatttcaaatgtaaacCGATTATGATTCAtatactggtttggtccgtattatgtcagaaaatgggcaaaaatgtgcaccattgttttccaaagcaaaAGAAGATGTTTGCatatgtcttattttgaataaaCAGAGTCTGTTTTTATAGTGGGCTACAGAAATATGAGAATATTTCATGTTGAGGCtgaaattcagaggatttggacaattttaagataAACTATGTCTCTCAAGGATTAACCGATTGTCAAAATAGTTGtgaattaatttgataatcaattagttgtcgattaatcgattaactgTTGCACCTCTATTTTTTTCTAGCTCCTGTTGTGATACAGCCGGCCCTGCAAAGCTGCACGCCTTAAAGGGGACATCGTATGGAAAATGTGCTTTCTAATTGCTTGTACACAAATAGTTGAAACAtagccactttcaagcaacgGCCCGCGATTTAACAGTCAATTATGTAGGTGTAAAATGTTGTACGACATACCTGATAAGGGTAACCATACCAGCAATGCCGCGTATCCCACATCCAGGAGGTCTAAATAATTCAAATGACATGAATATCATGAAATGATATTAATTCAGCAAGCAATTCACATTTTACATGAATACAATACAGCGTTAAAATCTCTAATGCATTTCAAACCAATGCTATTAATCCTCGCTAGATCCATGTGGTGTGCTCACCTGCCAGAGAAACTGGAAGCCATACATAAATatgcacaaataaaatgttaaccTCCACCTGAAATGGACAATCCAGAAAACGATTCTGATTACAGCAAttacaatcacattcaaacacacatgcaGCTCACAATAATCTGACTTTAATTTCAATTCAAGCCTAGCGACAAACAGGCCTCCCAAGATTTCCACCCCCTTAACTAAGATGGCGGTAGAAAAACACAACCACGGGACAGTTCAGTCGACCTACATGCTCTCGCAGAACTTCGCATGTGTGCTGGGTTTGTCTTGGTTCCTGCGCTGTCGGAACCAGCGCTGCACCTTGCGCACCTCCCAGTCCAGCTGCTTGGACAGCCCGTCCAGATGGCGCGAGTCTGGATTCTGCCGGGGGAAAGGCGGAAAAGACATGAAGTGCACGTCGTGTGATGAAAAGCATGACGAAACAAATGATCATGGGAGACCTTTGTAATGGATGTAAACACTTTCTCCAGCACTGCATTGGGCTGAGCTTTTCGTTCAACATCAGGATGAATGTGGAGGCGTCTCGCGCACGTACTGGCGACAAATCTGCTGAAAGAGAAAACATGAATAAGATGTATCTATCTGCGCATTTTGGaaaggatttctttttttttttaatctgggataaaaaaaaacatttgctatttgctatagcgcttgtcctcattagggtcggacgtgctaaccacgagGCCGCCGTAGAAAATGTCAGTATTTCTGTTGCTCTGGCAGACTGGCGATAAGTACTCCAATACAATACCCCCGGCaactttgtttttctccaaaCACTTCCCAAGTTGTCTTTGCGTCTACATTGTGACCCATGATAAGTGACTGATATCATTATTATTGCATATTCTGAATATCACGGTCGAACTGAGTAAAAAGACCCCCGTCAATCATTAACGACACAACTGAGGAAAAGCAAGGAAAACGCATTCCTGTGGTTTCTACCTTGTGGATATCCAAAGAACCTGCCATTCCTCTGTCAGGAGAAATCCGtgcaaaaaacaacagtggGCTTAAAACCACACTATCCTCTGATTAAGGCCCTGAATTCCACGCACAGCACTTTTAGATAAAACGTAGCTCAGCTATGCTCGTCACCTGTTTGCAGCCTTTTGTCAAATTCGGGGGCGACGGTAGCTCAGTCTGTAAGGATCTGACAGCTTATTTGTAgggatcatttttaaaaaaaaacagtgttgcCATGGACGTTGCTTGACatggcaacagcaaaaaaagcaaatttttaaaaattggtctCAATTCCAGTTCAGTGAAGGCAAATGAGCAGTGGGTGTTTAGACGGGGCTAAAGACAGCTTTGAATCATTTCATAATCTACCGTAGCATGTGTCCACACAATGTAGACTGTTTAGTTTCCATTCTATTTATA from Phycodurus eques isolate BA_2022a chromosome 10, UOR_Pequ_1.1, whole genome shotgun sequence includes:
- the cers5 gene encoding ceramide synthase 5 isoform X6, with product MLNEKLSPMQCWRKCLHPLQRSPMIICFVMLFITRRALHVFSAFPPAESRLAPSGRAVQAAGLGGAQGAALVPTAQEPRQTQHTCEVLREHTSWMWDTRHCWYGYPYQVLTPALYRYYVTELAFYWSLLFSQFTDIRRKDFLSMFVHHLATVGLISFSYANNMVRVGTLVMCVHDASDFLLEAAKLANYAKYQRLCDLLFIIFSLTFFLTRLVIFPIWVLNSTMFESWLIVGPFPSWWLFNVLLLVLQVLHVIWSYLIARIAIKAVLRGKKLLGSSPCGLTDPIFLSVCVLFFAPLCPLSTPLTTLRFFLAVCNDVRSDVESSSEDESPASRRTRTTHARKAENGTNGHYAAARSRPHATPT
- the cers5 gene encoding ceramide synthase 5 isoform X5, with amino-acid sequence MAALSAWFWNERFWLPRNVTWADLAERAAGVEYPQAGHLLAAFPLAVGMFAVRMLFERFVASTCARRLHIHPDVERKAQPNAVLEKVFTSITKNPDSRHLDGLSKQLDWEVRKVQRWFRQRRNQDKPSTHAKFCESMWRLTFYLCIFMYGFQFLWQTSWMWDTRHCWYGYPYQVLTPALYRYYVTELAFYWSLLFSQFTDIRRKDFLSMFVHHLATVGLISFSYANNMVRVGTLVMCVHDASDFLLEAAKLANYAKYQRLCDLLFIIFSLTFFLTRLVIFPIWVLNSTMFESWLIVGPFPSWWLFNVLLLVLQVLHVIWSYLIARIAIKAVLRGKVCNDVRSDVESSSEDESPASRRTRTTHARKAENGTNGHYAAARSRPHATPT